Proteins encoded in a region of the Suncus etruscus isolate mSunEtr1 chromosome 1, mSunEtr1.pri.cur, whole genome shotgun sequence genome:
- the HASPIN gene encoding serine/threonine-protein kinase haspin: MAAPLGPPGCRLFRTYGGVAGGGPRRGPARAAAAWFQPQSRKYFSSSGSDTSGGAASPSVTPDDPKDPDFACSRVTPPRRRIAKEPPGLAVTPTHLRLRARPPRKCSTPCGPPGPPPLPSCSPVRGHPRDSSELGTSASLFSPPASPAPTGNTRTRAGPSASVIDISDLSSEPSVPAATLDPAEPPSSPLASRWDSQPSGNLGSALFDPKMGAKRKTRRKSSKRLKNPGVSRICKKRTKGPGGFRGAALLGDCEETDGLGSCTVSVEINRPQKAGSCRKRKRRETLETSLPLHGQQHQQDHDTENEPCPGQDLTHLQNACSWTQTRASFGLHKKKVVTAVSNGSTIDNALCSSLLSEYYESPVANQRKGARAPWRSSSMYLLTPIQMTNIADKKASDAKKVYGECNQEGPVPFSCFLPPEKLECCQKIGEGVFGEVFQLTFNHMPVALKIIAIEGQCLVNGAHQKTFEEILPEIIISKELSLLSDELINRTEGFIGLNSVHCVQGSYPPLFLRAWDEYNSAKESANDRPDFFDKDQLFIVLEFEFGGTDLERMKTELTSLTTAKSILHQVTASLAVAESSLHFEHRDLHWGNVLLKKTHLKELHYTLDGKTKSIPTLGLQVNIIDYTLSRLERDGIVIFCDISKDEDLFTGEGDYQFEIYRLMRKENNNCWDEYHPYNNVLWLHYLTDKILKEMTYKRKCSNPSMKQMKRKIQHFHRTMLNFSSATELLCQHCLFK; the protein is encoded by the coding sequence ATGGCAGCGCCGCTCGGGCCTCCCGGCTGTCGCCTCTTCCGAACGTACGGAGGGGTCGCGGGCGGGGGGCCACGGCGGGGGCCGGCCCGGGCAGCGGCTGCGTGGTTCCAGCCGCAAAGCCGGAAGTATTTCTCCAGCAGCGGCAGCGACACCAGCGGCGGCGCCGCATCGCCGTCCGTCACGCCCGACGACCCGAAAGACCCCGATTTCGCCTGCAGCCGCGTGACACCGCCGCGGCGCCGCATCGCCAAGGAACCCCCGGGCTTGGCCGTCACCCCCACGCACCTGAGGCTGCGAGCTCGGCCCCCGCGCAAGTGCAGCACCCCCTGCGGCCCGCCCGGCCCGCCGCCCCTCCCCAGCTGCAGCCCCGTCCGCGGACACCCCAGGGACAGCAGCGAGCTCGGCACCAGCGCGTCCCTGTTCAGCCCTCCGGCATCGCCGGCGCCCACAGGAAATACCAGAACCCGTGCGGGCCCTTCTGCCTCCGTGATTGACATCTCCGACCTTTCCAGCGAGCCCTCGGTCCCAGCAGCGACTCTGGACCCAGCAGAGCCGCCCTCCTCTCCTCTGGCGTCCAGGTGGGACTCCCAACCCAGCGGCAACCTCGGGTCAGCCCTCTTTGATCCTAAGATGGGGGCTAAGAGGAAGACTAGGCGGAAGTCCAGCAAGAGGTTGAAAAACCCAGGTGTATCAAGGATCTGTAAGAAGAGGACCAAGGGCCCCGGCGGCTTTCGGGGGGCTGCCCTCCTAGGGGACTGTGAGGAGACTGATGGTCTTGGGAGTTGTACGGTATCTGTGGAAATCAACAGGCCTCAGAAAGCTGGGTCCTGCCGGAAAAGGAAACGTCGGGAGACCCTGGAAACCTCCCTGCCTCTGCATGGCCAGCAGCATCAACAAGATCATGATACGGAAAACGAGCCCTGCCCCGGCCAAGACCTGACTCATTTGCAGAATGCTTGCTCATGGACCCAAACTCGGGCCTCCTTCGGTTTGCACAAGAAGAAGGTCGTCACTGCTGTGAGCAATGGCAGCACCATTGACAATGCACTCTGTAGCTCCCTCCTATCAGAGTACTACGAATCTCCAGTCGCAAACCAACGAAAGGGTGCTCGGGCCCCTTGGCGCTCGTCTTCTATGTACTTGCTAACCCCCATACAGATGACAAATATTGCAGACAAAAAGGCATCAGATGCCAAAAAGGTGTATGGGGAATGCAACCAGGAAGGCCCTGTCCCCTTTAGCTGTTTCCTTCCCCCAGAAAAATTGGAATGCTGCCAGAAGATTGGGGAAGGGGTGTTTGGTGAAGTGTTTCAACTAACTTTTAATCACATGCCAGTTGCCCTGAAAATCATAGCTATTGAAGGACAGTGTCTAGTGAATGGAGCCCATCAGAAAACTTTTGAAGAAATACTGCCAGAGATCATCATCTCCAAGGAGTTgagcctcttatctgatgagcTAATCAACCGTACAGAAGGCTTTATTGGACTGAACTCTGTGCACTGCGTTCAAGGAtcttaccctcccttgtttcttagAGCCTGGGATGAGTACAACTCAGCCAAAGAGTCTGCAAATGATCGACCTGACTTTTTTGACAAAGACCAACTCTTCATTGTGCTGGAATTTGAGTTTGGCGGAACTGACTTAGAGCGAATGAAAACAGAATTAACCTCCCTTACTACAGCCAAGAGCATTCTCCACCAGGTCACTGCATCCCTTGCAGTGGCAGAGTCCTCGCTGCACTTTGAGCACCGAGACTTACACTGGGGGAATGTGCTTTTAAAGAAAACCCACCTTAAAGAGCTCCACTATACCTTGGATGGGAAGACGAAGTCAATCCCCACTCTGGGGCTGCAGGTTAACATCATTGACTACACTCTGTCACGCTTAGAGAGAGATGGGATTGTGATTTTCTGTGACATTTCCAAAGATGAGGACCTATTTACAGGGGAAGGTGACTACCAGTTTGAGATCTACAGGCTAATGAGGAAGGAGAACAACAACTGCTGGGACGAATATCATCCTTATAATAATGTGCTCTGGCTCCATTACCTCACAGACAAGATTCTGAAAGAAATGACCTACAAAAGGAAGTGCAGTAATCCTTCTATGAAGCAAATGAAGAGGAAGATACAGCATTTTCATAGGACAATGTTGAACTTCAGCTCAGCCACTGAGCTGctctgccaacactgtttgtttaaGTAA